From Verrucomicrobiota bacterium, the proteins below share one genomic window:
- the rpmF gene encoding 50S ribosomal protein L32 has product MAVPKSRTSKSKIRKRVASHRKDPIQLRTDTKTKSKHLSHRVDPATGMYRGRQVISVTAEG; this is encoded by the coding sequence ATGGCAGTACCAAAAAGTAGAACTTCAAAGAGCAAGATTCGTAAACGAGTGGCTTCCCACCGCAAAGATCCTATCCAGTTACGCACTGACACCAAGACCAAGTCCAAACATCTCTCACACCGAGTAGACCCTGCCACAGGTATGTACCGCGGACGCCAAGTTATCTCAGTGACTGCCGAAGGCTAA
- the plsX gene encoding phosphate acyltransferase PlsX: MKIALDAMGGDFAPGNPVAGAIDALSEFPQIEELILVGDEPRIRMELSKLGVSKTPDRISINHCSEVIEMCEPAVAAVRKKKDSSINRTIELVKEGRALAAVSAGNTGAMTACSSLRLRTLPGVPKAGIAALMPTETNVFVLLDVGANVDARAEHLTIYGIMGSIYSKSTLGFTKPRVGLLSVGTEDAKGNDLTKEAFKMLRSAPVNFIGNIEGRDLYENPVEVVVTDGFTGNVVLKTSESIAHSIFSWLKHELNSTPTRLFGAWLARKAFAAIKKKTNYEEYGGSLLLGLNGTVVIAHGSSTPLAMKNAIRVAAQAIEKNINHQIIEQVSQFKEHNKKGLSLAWKK; this comes from the coding sequence ATGAAAATTGCCCTTGACGCTATGGGTGGCGACTTCGCGCCTGGAAACCCAGTTGCGGGCGCAATCGACGCATTATCAGAATTTCCACAAATTGAAGAACTCATCCTTGTAGGGGATGAGCCACGCATCCGCATGGAGCTGTCTAAGCTCGGCGTAAGTAAAACACCTGATCGCATCAGCATCAATCACTGCTCAGAAGTCATTGAAATGTGCGAACCCGCTGTAGCTGCCGTCCGTAAGAAAAAGGACAGCTCTATAAATCGCACCATTGAATTAGTTAAAGAAGGCCGGGCGCTTGCTGCTGTATCAGCTGGAAATACTGGTGCTATGACAGCTTGTTCTTCGCTCCGCTTGAGAACTCTTCCTGGAGTACCTAAAGCAGGCATTGCTGCTCTGATGCCTACTGAAACAAATGTTTTTGTCCTTTTGGATGTGGGAGCAAACGTAGATGCGCGCGCTGAACATCTGACTATCTATGGCATCATGGGCAGTATTTACTCCAAGAGCACTTTGGGTTTTACCAAGCCCCGTGTTGGACTTCTCTCCGTGGGAACTGAAGATGCCAAGGGTAATGACCTCACCAAAGAAGCTTTCAAAATGTTACGTTCTGCTCCCGTCAATTTTATTGGGAACATTGAGGGAAGAGACCTCTACGAAAACCCAGTTGAAGTCGTCGTTACAGATGGTTTCACGGGAAATGTCGTTCTCAAAACAAGCGAAAGCATCGCCCATTCTATTTTTAGCTGGCTCAAGCACGAGTTGAACAGTACACCTACTCGACTATTCGGCGCATGGCTTGCTCGAAAAGCCTTTGCCGCTATCAAGAAGAAAACCAATTATGAGGAATATGGGGGAAGCTTGCTTCTAGGCCTAAATGGAACCGTCGTCATTGCTCACGGATCTTCTACTCCCTTAGCTATGAAAAACGCTATACGTGTCGCAGCTCAGGCCATTGAAAAAAATATCAACCACCAAATTATAGAGCAAGTTTCTCAATTTAAAGAACACAACAAAAAAGGTCTCTCATTAGCATGGAAAAAGTAA